In a genomic window of Jaculus jaculus isolate mJacJac1 chromosome 8, mJacJac1.mat.Y.cur, whole genome shotgun sequence:
- the LOC123462905 gene encoding LOW QUALITY PROTEIN: guanine nucleotide-binding protein G(s) subunit alpha isoforms XLas-like (The sequence of the model RefSeq protein was modified relative to this genomic sequence to represent the inferred CDS: deleted 1 base in 1 codon) yields MGMRNCLNGNNMSGQRNIPPEVGGQPQQEPLEAPGAVAPGAGPSPAEEMETQPINESIPIEGSKEACGPPEVARPNLQGLSPVIEAARAHGGYSPPPEEAMPFEVEQPSLGGLWPALEQPRPTGAQAGREACSPALLESAFGGTRPGLGGYSPPPEEAMPFEFDRSAQEGGGRPLLPAPDQAPGGPGPGVPRALTAEPGTLKSANTGFGGGYSPPPEEAMPFWLDGEASGDDSPPPGLPRVLPQVGCVRQFPAVAVASEICLAPASSAPPLWVSGALGSAHGEAVRSPPNFARDSPPMEISGPPLEIGSAPLGVDDAPVNMDSPPIASDGPPIEVSGAADKSERAERPPVEGEAAEMEGRSAAAAAENVPSPGDGSPAAPAAPDAGTAAAMPDVCGAPAAPAVPGAGAAPDKPEAGGTAAAAAAVPAVAEAGGSRSAPAEPDAARPIPVSARPVPITARAVPANPGKLIATRALSVGPSARATPAAPGNPGPRGPAVAPADPAIRPLPCAPAKPALRSAAPRSASAAPASSSGARRTGQHLRPPSPEIQVADPPTPRPPRASAWPKADSGSGSGRGRLRYEDEPTTIEYDSSSDESEEAPTGCFQWIRGRRNRHQLPPRKPRGGRGNLFRKFILQIFGVCFCRSDGSEPKAPNLGRARSAPPATDRRSQMRQEAIEMRAQKRADKKRSKLIDKQLEDEKMGYMCTHRLLLLGRKVVPSDTEGRFRPEASASVSGGRLDRQGLEVSQDLPGGTPRGSPGSICWWARAIGDGAPPPRLARLLGFRQLVVGVCRCPYYVSACA; encoded by the exons ATGGGCATGCGCAACTGCCTCAACGGCAATAATATGTCAGGACAACGCAATATCCCCCCTGAAGTCGGGGGGCAGCCCCAGCAGGAACCTCTGGAGGCCCCAGGGGCAGTTGCCCCCGGTGCTGGGCCTAGCCCAGCCGAAGAGATGGAGACCCAACCGATCAATGAGTCCATCCCCATCGAGGGCAGCAAGGAGGCCTGTGGACCCCCAGAAGTCGCCAGGCCCAACTTACAAGGCCTCAGCCCAGTCATCGAGGCAGCCCGAGCCCATGGAGGCTACAGCCCACCTCCTGAGGAGGCCATGCCATTCGAGGTCGAGCAGCCCAGCTTGGGAGGCCTCTGGCCTGCCCTGGAACAGCCTAGACCCACTGGGGCTCAGGCAGGCCGAGAGGCCTGCAGCCCTGCGCTCTTGGAGTCCGCCTTCGGTGGTACCAGGCCAGGCCTGGGAGGCTACAGCCCTCCCCCAGAAGAAGCCATGCCATTTGAGTTTGACCGATCTGCACAGGAAGGCGGAGGCCGACCTCTCTTGCCGGCCCCAGACCAAGCTCCAGGCGGCCCAGGGCCAGGAGTCCCCAGAGCTCTCACTGCAGAGCCTGGCACACTCAAGTCTGCAAACACTGGCTTCGGAGGAGGCTATAGCCCTCCCCCTGAGGAGGCTATGCCATTTTGGCTTGATGGAGAAGCATCTGGGGACGACAGTCCACCGCCTGGACTCCCCCGAGTTCTCCCACAAGTCGGCTGTGTCCGCCAGTTCCCGGCAGTCGCGGTCGCGAGTGAGATCTGCCTCGCTCCCGCCTCAAGCGCGCCTCCCCTCTGGGTCTCCGGCGCCCTCGGCAGCGCGCACGGAGAGGCTGTCAGATCTCCTCCCAACTTCGCGCGCGACAGCCCCCCGATGGAGATCTCCGGACCCCCGCTCGAGATTGGTAGCGCCCCCCTCGGGGTCGACGACGCTCCCGTCAACATGGACAGCCCCCCAATCGCAAGTGACGGCCCGCCCATCGAAGTCTCCGGAGCCGCAGATAAGAGCGAGCGAGCAGAGAGACCCCCAGTCGAGGGAGAGGCAGCCGAGATGGAAGGACGCTCAGCTGCCGCCGCTGCGGAGAACGTCCCCTCTCCCGGGGACGGATCTCCTGCCGCCCCAGCCGCCCCAGATGCCGGGACAGCTGCCGCCATGCCCGATGTCTGCGGAGCTCCTGCCGCCCCAGCCGTTCCCGGAGCCGGGGCAGCCCCAGACAAGCCCGAAGCAGGCGGgaccgccgccgccgcagcagcCGTCCCGGCCGTTGCCGAGGCAGGAGGAAGCCGGAGCGCCCCAGCGGAGCCTGACGCCGCCCGCCCGATCCCCGTCTCCGCCAGGCCAGTCCCCATCACCGCCCGGGCGGTCCCTGCCAACCCGGGGAAGCTTATCGCCACTAGGGCGCTCTCTGTCGGCCCTTCCGCCAGGGCCACCCCTGCTGCCCCGGGAAACCCTGGTCCCCGGGGACCTGCAGTCGCCCCAGCCGATCCGGCTATCCGTCCACTCCCGTGCGCACCAGCGAAGCCCGCCCTTCGCTCGGCGGCTCCCCGGTCGGCCTCGGctgcccctgcctcctcctccggGGCCCGACGCACCGGCCAGCACCTTAGACCCCCCAGCCCCGAGATCCAGGTCGCTGACCCGCCTACTCCGCGGCCTCCTCGGGCTTCCGCTTGGCCCAAGGCCgacagcggcagcggcagcggccGAGGCCGCCTCCGCTACGAAGACGAGCCGACCACCATTGAGTACGACTCCTCCAGCGACGAGTCCGAGGAGGCGCCCACTGGCTGCTTCCAGTGGATCCGCGGCCGCCGAAACCGTCACCAGCTGCCGCCGCGCAAGCCCCGGGGCGGAAGGGGCAACTTATTCCGCAAGTTCATCCTGCAAATCTTCGGAGTCTGCTTCTGCCGCTCTGACGGTTCCGAGCCCAAAGCCCCGAACCTCGGCAGGGCCAGGAGTGCACCCCCGGCCACCGACCGGCGCAGCCAGATGCGCCAGGAAGCCATCGAGATGCGCGCCCAGAAGCGGGCCGACAAGAAACGCAGCAAGCTCATCGACAAACAACTCGAGGATGAGAAGATGGGCTACATGTGTACGCACCGCCTGCTGCTTCTAG GGAGAAAAGTGGTGCCGAGCGACACTGAGGGTCGTTTCCGGCCGGAGGCCAGCGCCAGCGTCAGCGGCGGTAGGCTGGACAGGCAGGGGCTTGAGGTGAGCCAGGACCTGCCGGGAGGGACCCCCCGGGGCTCCCCTGGCTCGATCTGTTGGTGGGCTAGGGCCATTGGGGATGGCGCGCCCCCGCCTCGCCTGGCACGGCTGCTTGGATTCAGA CAGCTTGTCGTTGGTGTGTGTCGGTGTCCATATTATGTGTCCGCCTGTGCATGA